GAACACTGTAGTCAAGAAAGCAATTCTTTGTCCACAGGAGTGTCCATGCATATTCATTGCATTCCTATCGCACCACTTTGTTCATAATAAAGGTTTTCTTTCCAAGCATTATATGCTGACTTTGTCACCTGTCCAATAAGTTAGCGGCCTGCTATGTATTCCCTAGTGATGGAGTATCATGTATGGTGACTATTGTCGAATCGCTGATTCTGCTTTGTTGCTCCAAGTTGTTTTGGTCCAGGCTGTTTAGTTCCACTCGGGGTAGCCGGAATCCATTTTCGGACATACTACTTGACAGCGCAAAGCTCCCCAAGGGCATGCTGGTCTGCACTGTAGAAGAGGACATCTTCTGTCGAGGTGGCCCTTTGGAGCCTGTACCCAGCACTCTGGACGCATGTGTCCGCCTAGTGAAGGGTTAAATACATATAAAGATCCATCTTAGGGCCCTGAGTTTTACCTGATAATATAACCTGTCAAAGCCCTCACTATAAGCAAAATAGATTATACATTGCATTTTAAAATTCGAGTTCATTTCTAATGACTAATCACAAAATGTCAATACCATCTGGATTAGCAGAACATATACACCCAATAAAACATTTGATAAAACATAATTGAGTTGGTATAGCACAGTTATCCTATGAGATCCATAACATTTTATTAAGCATCAGAATCACCAGTGTGCAGGAGTTTTGCTTCATATTCAGTGTTTTCAGTTTTTCTCCATGCACCTTCTAGGACTATAGGTGTGTGAGTTTACTTTTCAATTGTACAGCCCTCGAAGaaccaatcacacacatctgtcgGAGATACTTGCCCGCGGGTCATTTTCGAGCATGTCAAACTTCCTCACACTTGTGAGCAGGGGAATGTGGTGAGATATCTCACTGATAATATCAGAGATATCTTGTTTTGATATCTCACAGTGGGATATGGCCAACTCCCATATCGCACATCCTCTCAGAAGAATGGATAGTATGCACGAAAGAATGCGCAGAGGGGTTTGCCAAACAAGCCTCATCGTAAATCTCCTGCAATGAGATTCCTGTTAAACAGTGCCCAATATAATAGCTTCGACAATCCAATGTGATAACCATTGATGGGAGAAGGGCCTTCCCTTGCAGGGAGGCACCCAGGACACAAAGAGTTGGTTGGTCTTGCGCAAAGCTCTTGTTCTATCCAAAAATATATGTGCAACACGCATACTGGACACAAACGGTGGATCTTTGGTCGAAGGGAAAGGCGGTGGGTGTAAAACCACAAGCTCCAAGGCAAGAAAATTGTTATTGCCCTGACCTTAGGCATCGAGGCAGGGTTGGGCAACAAGGAAACC
Above is a genomic segment from Oncorhynchus gorbuscha isolate QuinsamMale2020 ecotype Even-year linkage group LG10, OgorEven_v1.0, whole genome shotgun sequence containing:
- the LOC124046256 gene encoding noncompact myelin-associated protein; this encodes MTSTVSPVTNFTTVFSNTTITTKSKEQILTQSSGAMIAVIVIGIIILLTILLVTLRTYNRRTHASRVLGTGSKGPPRQKMSSSTVQTSMPLGSFALSSSMSENGFRLPRVELNSLDQNNLEQQSRISDSTIVTIHDTPSLGNT